One genomic segment of Desulforamulus reducens MI-1 includes these proteins:
- the rbr gene encoding rubrerythrin, whose amino-acid sequence MSLKGTKTEANLKAAFAGESQARNKYTYWASAAKKEGYEQIAGIFIETADNEKEHAKRLLKFLNGITNTKAHLKEAATGENYEYTNMYVEFEKVAREEGFDEIADVFKEIGEVEEEHEKRFLALLKNIEEGKVFKRDEEVKWKCRNCGYVHSGKEAPEICPACAHPQAYYEVLCENY is encoded by the coding sequence ATGAGTTTAAAAGGAACCAAAACCGAAGCCAACTTAAAAGCAGCCTTTGCAGGTGAAAGCCAGGCTCGTAATAAATATACTTATTGGGCCAGTGCAGCAAAAAAAGAAGGCTATGAGCAAATTGCTGGTATCTTTATTGAGACTGCTGATAATGAAAAGGAACACGCTAAAAGATTACTTAAGTTTTTAAATGGAATCACTAACACCAAAGCTCACCTGAAAGAAGCCGCCACTGGTGAAAACTATGAATACACCAATATGTATGTAGAATTTGAAAAAGTTGCCCGGGAAGAGGGCTTTGACGAGATTGCTGATGTTTTTAAAGAAATAGGTGAAGTGGAAGAAGAACACGAAAAGCGTTTCTTGGCTTTACTGAAAAACATTGAAGAAGGCAAAGTATTTAAGAGAGATGAAGAGGTAAAGTGGAAATGTCGTAATTGTGGTTACGTTCACAGCGGTAAGGAGGCTCCTGAAATATGCCCGGCCTGTGCGCATCCTCAGGCTTACTACGAAGTCCTTTGCGAAAACTATTAA